In Capsicum annuum cultivar UCD-10X-F1 chromosome 8, UCD10Xv1.1, whole genome shotgun sequence, the genomic window GCTTGTGGCACTTGAGTCATTGGAGATGAGGGGAGTTCAATGGTGTTGGAGTGCCATAAGCAAAATGCTTCAAATGGCTAGTGAAGTCAAGCATCTCTTCATGAAGGTGGAATTCACCGGGGATTCTGATGTTCTTCAGCCATTTCCTGAGATTGACATTGCTGATTTCTTTAACAGTCACCCCAAGCTAATAAAGTTTGACATCCATGGTGCCATGTTTGCTGCTCTTTGCCAGCGAAACAGTTTGAAAAATGTGAGTCTACTTTTTCTCACGGCTCAACTGTTCCTCATGGTGCACGTAACATTTGTTTAGCTAGTTTATGACATTTGAAATCTTGGATGTTTGCAGGTGGACTCCAGATTTACTATCCCTTGCCTTGAGGAGGTTGTTGTCACCGTGAGGTCGCCACTGAATGCTGAACAAAAGATGAATACTTTAGAGTCTTTGATCAACTATGgaaagaagctgaggaagatgAGAATAAAGATTCTTCAAATGAAGAGCAGTCATACCAGCGCAGATGATTTTTTTGAGGAGATTTGCAGATTCAGAGGGATGAATTGCAGGATCGTCTCAATCGAATAATGATtggattttttttccttattcccCTTGCATGGGAGGAGGGGGATCCTTATTCCCTAATAGGAACATTCTTGGGTGAGGGGGATCTTAGTAGCTAGATGAGGGTTCGATTCCTCACCATTTCCCTTTCCCCTATCCCCATGTTTTAAACAACCCCAAAAGAAACAAAATCTTGGACCATTTCCTTTAAAGTTGCTAGACATTTGTACTTTGATTTTTGTACCTTTTAGTATTGTAATAAGACTTTGAAACTCAGATCTCTTGCACTTTAAGCCAGATTACAGTGTTTAGCTTTTTAAGCATTTGGAGGAAATCATAGATGAGTTTCCTTGGTTAGATGAGATGCTTGCTTTTCTGGAAGTTGAGATATCCTTAACTTTTCAAACTTGGCATGTCATTTCAAACTTGAGCTGGAGGGTCTTTGGGAAATAGCCTCTAGATCTATGAGGTAGTGGCATGGTTTGTGTATATTCCACCCTCCGCAGATTcaacttgtgggatttcactgggcATGTTGCATGTTGCTTCAAACGCTACATGTTATATATTGTTAGGTTCTAAAATTGCCAATTTATCAAGCATTATGCTATTGATAAAGTTATTTTTTGGAAAGCAAAGGCATAAATTCGTCTATGTTATTGAGATGTTTAGCTACAATCATCATGGCCAAACCATGGAAGATTTATAACTTATGCCTGATGGATGAATataatatggaaataaaatatatgtattacaCATAATTAGGAGCatcaaaattaaaagtaagagtaCCCTCTTTAAACGAAGTTGGTCAGTAGTTAGTATTaccttaaaaaagaaaaagaaaaaatggacaACCTGCTGCAAAAGGTAAATTACACACAATATAAATTCTTTACTTTATCAACCCATCACAATTTTATCAGGATTATATTATACTTGTAGGAAGACAAGTTGTCTGAAGCAGGAGATACTAATAGCTAGGGGTGAGCATAGTCATCGAATTACTATattaatcaaaaaattttatATCGAGGACTCATGCAAACTAAAAAGCGCCCTTACGCTCCAGTTTGATCAAGGGTTGCAACTCTTCCGTTATCGGAACAAACATTTTATCTTCTGGGTtccttacattttttttttttacaaaatgcAATTCTGAACAATTGAAATAGAACATGTAAGCTCTCAAGCTGATATTATGATAGTTGATATACATTTAAAACTCTTTTTGGGTCTTCAATATGATATtcggtatttatagaaaaaatactaaaacattaaatatcataataaactATATAATTATGTATACAATCAATACATATTATAAGCAAGTagataaaataagtacaaccAAACTAATTCTTTATAGGTTTGAAATTTTAACTACTATATCTTGATTGATGTTTCTTTTTGTGCAGTTGATTATCAAAGGGAATTACTTatactttattttgaatattttaaatgtgtattGTGTCAGTATGATATACTTGAGACGCTTGTTAAAAAATTGTTTATAGAAGCAATCTCAGTCGTAGAGTGTTAACAAAGGGTTCATCTAATACATAGATTAAATTATCTCGAAATTATAATTCTGAAAGTATAATCCCTAGATTATTTTATAACATATAAGAGATGATATAAAACAATCTCGTTATTGATGGGATAAAATGGGTAACACCAAGACTAAATTTGGTATTAGCTTTATACATGTTTAGTTGATGATAGTAAATTAGTGCCGGGATAAATTTATGTCATCAACCAACACTATACAAATTTTATACATGGAATATCTCAAACACATCATGAATGAACCATCATCAGTCGAATGTGCAACCACAACGTCCACTGAAATGGTAAAGTTAAGAACAAATAAAAGAGTAGGTAACAGAAAGTAATTCAAGAGTATAACTCAAAAGGCCTTCATTATCTGATACAATATCCACTAACATCacatagttaaaaaaaaattctgcTTCATAAAAAGTCCCAAATCATGCTAGTCCTAAGATTTATCTGTCATGTAGAATGTGATTTCAATGGAAGTCTAAATTAGCTTCTTCTTTTGGAAATACCGCTTCAGATAGAATATTTGTAAAACTGCCGCGAGAACACAGACTCCCAAGGATGCAACACTGAAGCTAGCCACCCGCGTATTAGTTGTTTCACTAACTGACCGCATCTCAGCTTCCCTGAAAGGACACAAGGAAGACGATATAAACGTGAAATAACAAGAGCAAGTAACCCAAAAACACTGCATCCATAAGCATAACGAAAAAAAGATACCTTCTCTTTAAGTAAATCAAATTTTCATGAATGGCCTCCACAGCTCCCTCAAGCTTTCTAAGCTCAAGTTCAATACCCTACAAGAAGCAGAAAGTTGAGTAAAATTTCTAGAAAAATCTATTCATCTACTAGGAAACACAAAGTAAAGAAACACTTAAACAAGACAATTTAAAATACAAGTTTTCTGTCAGAATTTTCTATTGCTAAACTAAAACGGCCTGCTCTTGAACAAGTCATTGAGGTCAATTTCCATTAATAAATGTAGCTTCCACAAATCTTTATTCCTGAATGCTTTATAATGTGACAATTCTGACTTTTTAGATAATCACAAGTAATTGCTAAAGTTTGTCTAGTTAACTTGTTGAATGTTGGGTCACAAAGTCCACCAAGCCACCCGTCCACCTCCGCAAAAAGAAGGGAGAACATTCACTGGTCCAACACTTACCAGTTccagaaaacaataaaaaaagtacaaaaggAATTAACGAATTCAAAACTCAGCATAAGATCTGCTCAGGACCACCATGTATAAATGGCTCAAGAACAAATAGGCCTTCTACCAAATAAGGCAATATGTTAAAAAACTCATAGAGGGAAATCCAGTGAACTAAGCTCTCGCTTTTATGTGGTAAAAGCAAGCTTTACTCCCATTCCTAATTTTTTGTGGCTGTTCAATAGATTTTGAGGGTATACATCGGATTACTTATTCTCCAGTAACTAACTCAAAGTACGAATCATCTCTGTACTTCCTGTCTTCCtcagtccttttttttttttttgaaactggtaaTTTTGTCTTTGTAGTCTTCAGCATTAAGGGATATGCTGGCAACCTCGAAAAAGTGTGCTACAGAGTGAtattacttacaaaagtcataTGAAATCCAATATCTGTCAAATTTCAAATGACAATATTTGATTGGACACAATATTTATGAATCTAACTTTTGAATTATATACAGTATTAgtaaaagtagaagaaaatattaaatttgccACCAGAATGCTTGTTTGTTGAAACACCACATGATAGTTCAATAGAATTTGCATTCAAATTTAAATAGTTAAATTAGATACAACCTCTCGATTGAATTTACTTACTTTCCGGCTCTTTactgctctctctctctcattaCTGTAGCCAACGTTCACTAACGTACACTGACCCTTGACTGGCTGATGCCGGCAACGGCGTCGGAGCGCCGGTAGCAGGCAAGGATACCCCCTCCTTCtttctccctctttctctctcccCAGTTCTCGATCTCTACCCTCTTCTCTCTCTCCCCCTTTCCCTGTCTCTCTCCGTCGTCGAAACTACCTTTGCTTTCGCCGGCGGTCAAGGTCACTGGACGCTCGACTCCGACGACGTAAGCAGCGCCCAGCTCCGGTCACAAGCAACCGATTCCGGCGGGTTCATCTAAAGGTTCTACTGTTTCCGATGTAGCAGATTCCGACAGTACCGGCTCTGACTCCGGTGGCACTCTGGCGAAGCTCCGGTGATAATATTCCGGTGATCAGTTTCTGCATCAGTTTGCGGGGATCAAACACACCTCGCAGGAAAGGAGAACTTGGTCTACAAGCGTaacccggtgacttctaacctttgttatttcattcttcgtattattcTAGTATTATCTCCTGTATCTTGACTTGCGTTTGATTTGTTGATATTGTCTGTTGTCGTCTCTTGCACTGCTTTTTATTGTTGGTTTTGTTGTCCTTGGTGCAAGGCCGTTAGTGTGCTTTATAGTTCCCTCGGTTAATTCTCACCTTGAactctaattctttatttatttattactttattcCGCTAGTATCTGGTGTGCTTGAATATTGGTTGCATTTGGTGCTTTGCGTGTGCCGTTTATTGTTATTGGATTACTACTGTTTTTAGCCTTCGCTGTACTTTGTGTTGAGTAGTGGCTTGGGGGGCTCATGGTGGTTTAGGGTCATGTCCTGGGGGTCATACGGGGctgggggtgggatcgggggcTGGTGTTGGGCTAGGTTCGAGATGCGGAGTGCAAGGTATTAAGGGAGGGGGCAAAAGAGGTGATAGTGTGAGGGTAGGCTCGTGGAACATTGGGACCCTGCAGGGTAAGTCAATAGAACTGgttaagattcttaggaagagaaagattaatattgcgtgtgttcaggagaccaagtgggtaggttcCAAGGCTAGGGATGTAGATGGATACAAGTTATGGTATTCAGGTAGTGATAGGTGTAGGAATGGCGTAGGTATCTTAGTGGACGAAGAGCCTGGGGAGCGGGTAGTGGAGGTTAAAAGGGTTAGTGATAGGGTTATGACTATCAAATTGGTCTTGGGGGGTTTATTTTGAACATTTGTAGTGTGTATGCACCTCAGGTGGGCCTGGacgaggaagagaagaagagtttttgggaggttttggacgaGGTGGTTAGAGGCGTGCCTAGTCCGGAGAAGATTTTCACAGgtggggatttcaacgggcacatcggttCTTCACCGTTAGGGTACGATGATGTGCATGGGGGCTTTGGGTTCAGGGTTAGGAACAATGAGGGAGCTGTTCTTTTGGATTTTGCAAGGGCCTTTGGGTTGATGGTAGTGAATTCCAGCTTTCCGAAGAAGGAAGAGCACTTGGTTACATTCCGTAGTAGGATGgtcaagactcagattgactttttgctgcttaggaagggggatagagctttgtgtaaggattgtaaggtaatcccgagtgagaatcttgcgACCCAGCATAGACTCCTAGTGATGGACATGGGTATCAAGAAAGGTAAGACTAGACGGGCTGGGAAGGGTAGGCCTAGGGTTAGGTGGGGTAGCCTGACTCCGGTTAGTGctttggagataagggagaaGTTGGAGGAGTTGGAAGTATGGGAGGgcaggggggacgtggatagtatgtgggatagggctgctgGTTGCATCAGGGAGgctgctagagaggtgttgggtgtttcgaggggcGGGTTTGGACggtatcggggggattggtggtggaatgaagatgttAAGAAGAAGGTCGAGATAAAGAAGGCGGCTTacgctaagttggttgagagtaggGATGAAGAGAAACGGGTGAACAGGGAGGAGTACAAGGTAGCAAAAAAGGAGACTAAGTTAGCAGTCACGGCTGCTAAAACAGcaacttttgagagtttgtataaggggttagaggagaaaggcggggagACAAGGATGTTTAGGCTTGCCAAGGTTAGTGAGCGGAAAGGTCGTGATCTggaccaggtgaagtgcattaaggggaagGATGACAGAGTTTTGGTAGAAGACGACCTCATTAAGAAAATATGGCAGTCCTATttccataggctcttgaatgaggAGGGGGATAGAGATGtggtgttaggggagttggagcattCCGGGGAGAGTCGCGACTTTGGCTTTTGCCGGCGCTTTAAGGTAGATGAGGTCAATGAGGAtattcgcaagatgcgaaggggcaAGGCGATGGGGCCCGacgagattccggtggatttttgaaagttctCTGGCGTGTCAGGGTTGAGGTAGTTGACCAACTTGTtcaacaatattttcaagtcagcaAAGATGTCTGAGGCGTGGAGATGGCGcacgatgattcctttatataagaacaaaggtgacattcagagttgcaacaactatcggggtattaagttgttgagtcacacgatgaagatttggaagagggtggtggagcggaggttgaggaagtTTGTGTCTATctcggagaatcaatttggttttatgcctgatCGCTCCACGACcgaggcaattcaccttgtgcggagaCTAGTAGAGCAATacagagagaggaagagggatcttcacacggtgtttattgacttggaaaaggcgtatgacaaggttgctagggaggttctgtggagatgcttggaggcgagggGGGTCCCAGTGGCGTACATCAGagtgattaaggacatgtatgagggagcAAAGAAGCGAGTAAGGACAGTGGGGGGAGATTCGGAGCATTTCCCGGTCTTGACAAGGTtacaccagggatcaactcttagtccgtttttattcgctttggtgatggatgtgttgacgcggaatatacaaggtgaggtgccttggtgtatgcttttcgcggatgatatagttttgattgatgagtcgcgacaaggggttaatgataagttggaggtttggagacaaacacTGGAGTCCAAAagtttcaggttgagtaggaccaagacagagtacttggaaTGCAAGCTTAGTGACTTgaggcaagaggaggaggtggtagtgaagttggattctcaggcggtttgcaagagggctagttttaagtatctcggatCTATGATTTAGGGTAATGGAGaaatagatgaggatgtctcttaccgtattggggcaggttggatgaaatggaggctcgcttcggggattttatgcgataagaaggtgcccacCAAGCTGAAAGATagattctatagagttgcagtccggcctgctatgttgtatggagcggagtgttggccggttaagaattctcatatccaaaagttcaaggtggcggaaatgaggatgttgcgttggatgtgtggattcactagggctgacagggttaggaatgaaattattcggaagaaggtgggagtggtatcagtggaggataaaatgcgggaagtgaggttgagatggtttggtcatgtgatgaggagaggcaccGATGcctcagttcgtaggtgtgagaggtttgCCCTCGAAGGTTTCaaacggggtaggggtaggccgaaaaaatattgaagagaagtgattaaacgtgacatgagAAGTTACAGCtaactgaggacatgaccctggataggaagatttggaggaaaagcattaggatagagggctaagggtgcgGATGAGTCGTAGTTAGTAATTAGGTGGACTTTGGTGTCCTCGGTTTGACAATGTGCAATTTgttgtggatgtcgtacctatgttattttatggtgtcCTATGTCTTTGATGCTTTTGTGTACtgccttttatcttgagccgaggtctatcggaaatagtctctctacttctttagaggtagtggtatggactgcgtacaatctaccctccccagaccccacttatgtgggaatatactgggtttgttgttgttgttgtagatacAACCTCTCTACCCTACAAAAGGTACGTAAGGTCTGTGTACATCCTACCCTCAAATCCCACTTGCGGGAtcacactgggtatgttgttgttgtgtgaACTTTGAACCAACTTGGACGTCCTAAAATAAAGATGTCATAAAATAAGCCAATACTTTTTTCCTTCAAACTATTGAAATAAGAGATTTTATTATTTGACGCTTTCTCCCCCTACTTCTCTGTGATTTCAAATCCAAGTAACATGTATGACATTGACTTCCCCCTTTAAAGAACTCTTATCTTCAGTTATACTATCATTAAACAATGGGCTATGACCTTTTTAACTAGTTAGTCAAACATGCTTCAAAATTCATAGTTTTTAGACCCCTCGAGTTTCCGTATTTCATCCAAATTTGCGCACTTCAATTTCAAACAATAATGCTACACAGTTTCAAACAATTATGCTACAAAAAAAGATTAAGAGCTGAAAGGAGTAGTAAATCAGGTCCACCTCTATCTTCTCCTTTCTGGCAACCGTTTCCCAATCCTTGGCAGCAATTCCTGTTTTCCAGTCAAGGCCAACACTTATGCTCCCACCTCCTGCATTATGACCATCTTCAACCCAAAAACATGCTAGGTAGTTGCCTGCCTCAGTTGTTGTGAAGGCAAACTGACCATGTGTAATGTTTTCATTGTGATGAAGTGTGTTTCCAAATGGTGATGAGACCTTCACAAGTAATAAACACCGTAAAGATTCACTATAATAGCAGAAATGAGAAAATATGATAAATCAGCCACGACATTTCCAGTAAATTCCACAGATGTTATAACCTAACAAGAAGGGCGATATATATATANNNNNNNNNNNNNNNNNNNNNNNNNNNNNNNNNNNNNNNNNNNNNNNNNNNNNNNNNNNNNNNNNNNNNNNNNNNNNNNNNNNNNNNNNNNNNNNNNNNNatatatatatatagagagagagagagagagagagagagagaatagatagagatagatagagagagcccacattccttatatatatatatatatagatagatagatagatagagagagagagagagagagagagagggggatagatagatagatagaaagaatagagagagatagatagatagagccCACATTCTTTCATATTTGTTATCGATCAAGCGTAGCAATCAGGGAGTCATAAGCAAAATACACTTCCCAGCTTATGAGCTTATGCTTTGTATCAATGAACCTTTCTAGACTTTAGTAGTCTGTAGTACAATATTACAAGAAGGTGAAGCACTAGAAAAACATAAACAACTAAACTAAGAATACCATAATCATATAGTGTTTAAGCTGTTCTACGCAATCAGATGACAACGTTGGGACAAATCTTAGTCGAATACAACCATTTATTTACTTAGTTATGCGAGAGCAGGGTAGTTTAAGTTattaatattgaaatatttgCAGTCCTAACAAGGAATCTCTCTGATAGTGCTAACTTACACATATAATTTTCCTCCACTTTCTCCGTGCAAATACAACTCCTTCCTGCCTCCTCTTAATACCAAATGTGCTAGCTATATCACAGTACGGTAAGGTAACTAGCGTCTGGCATACTCCTCATAAGACTAAGTCTGGTGTCAAAGCTATTTTACAGAACATCTTGAGCCTCTACTCTAGATCAAAGACATTCTGCCAAGTTTTTTTCACAAAGCTTCTAAACAAGGGACGTCTTTTTTACTTGATCACAGAATAAATTGAATAGGTGCTTTGGGTGCTTCACTGATCTTGTAAAAACTAACAACATACCTTATACAAATTTATCACGTACAGCACTACATATGCatatatttccattattttctcaCATTAACTTAGTTAAGAGTAACTAATTCTACTATTGATAACTGGAGTAGGTTAAACAAAAGGGCAAGCAACCGTACGTCAAGGGCGGATTTAGCACTTTGGCTATGAGTTCATCTGAACCGAAAACTTTCGACATGAAATATGGATATATATGtaaatacctattataatatcaataaatattagATTTAAATCCATAATTTTAATAGTACAATGAGTTTACAACGACATACCCAGTAGGTTCCCACCACTGGGAATAGTACAATGAGTTTAATACTCAGAATCTTAAAAATTGAACCCATTAAATTTAAATCTTGTATCCGCCTCTGCCCTACGTCTTTATTCTATACCTCAACAAACTATGTGAAATGTTAACATCGAATTCTTCGCAGATTCATTTGTGAGACCGTTTTACTGCACTTACGAACAAGTCAAAATGTACTAAAGCATAAGAAAAGTAGGcaaagaaaaggggaaaaaattAGTCATTTCCAGTTAAAAACCAATGAACTATCACACTCTTTATGTCACTGATAAATATTTGGATAAGCAAACAAACAATCATTCCAGTGAAATCTAGAGGATTATAATGCGTAACGTAATGAATTCTCTGAATAAGAAGTAAGAAAGTGAAATCAGTAAAACAATCTTCTTGACAACTTGGCAAAGAACAAAAACATTATCCAAATCGCAATTTATTTGCAACACTAGTCCATCTACTGGGTCAACGCACTATAAATggaaaagcaaataaaaatagcATGATTGACCGAAATAATCAAATCTTTTCGAAATATACAAAACATCTCATTATTCCAGCTGATACAAAAAGGAATCAGCTGAAAATCAGTCAGTTTAAACCATACCCCAACCTAATAATCACCAGTCATTATCTTAACACATATCTAAACTTCTATCATGCCTAATTACCGCCGccgccaccaccaccaacaaaaaGCTCAGTATAATCCCACATGTGGGGTCCAGGGAGGTCGCGTGTACTTCAGACCTTACCCCAACGTTGGAAGGTAGAGAGGTTGcttctgatagaccctcggctcaacaAAACATTTCAAAGAAACCATGCCTAATTTCCCTTTTAGTAAATCAGATCAAAGATTCATAATTTCATACACAAAAACAAGAATGGAAACATGGCagcaaataaaatattaaactgATTCTTTCCCTAAACTCAAACCGAAACTAATAAAACCCCATGTTCGAATTCCAGCTACAACACCCTCTGCCTAAGCTTTGGTGAGAAAATTGACCCGACCCGTGTGCTTGGGGCTGCTACACATATGAATTACTAATACAAACTGAAAAATTAAGGACAGTTGAGGGTACCTTAACGGAGAGGGTGGGGCTGGAAGGATGATTATGATCATCGGAGATGGCATAGTAATCAGCCAAAACGACGACGTTATTGTGAAGTTCTTCAGAAACACACTTTGTTCCCTTGGAGGGTATAGTCAACCATATAGCTTGTCCGTTGTCCAATAAACAACATAGTACCATCAACGGCAATAACAAGAACACCCATCTGCTCATGTCATCCATTTTTCCCCTTTCACTGACAGAGCTTTAGGATGTTATGTTCAACCAACAATATggaaaaattggaaatttggagaagaaggaGATCCATTAATTTCCTCGCATTTTGTCTCTGTTATTGGATAAACATATGTGGGCCTGTCATATGTCTCATTAGCCCATAGTTTATAGCAAATTATGGGCCTCTTTGGTTTTAACtgggaaaaataacataaacatacaatttaacatattatatttatacaaattctCACTCTTAcaagaatttcaactaattatgcaTCTTCATTACTTGTACcaaaagttatttatatattttgacagatcaaaatttgaaaaaaatatatcgggagctaattatgtatct contains:
- the LOC107839939 gene encoding transmembrane emp24 domain-containing protein p24delta5, encoding MDDMSRWVFLLLPLMVLCCLLDNGQAIWLTIPSKGTKCVSEELHNNVVVLADYYAISDDHNHPSSPTLSVKVSSPFGNTLHHNENITHGQFAFTTTEAGNYLACFWVEDGHNAGGGSISVGLDWKTGIAAKDWETVARKEKIEGIELELRKLEGAVEAIHENLIYLKRREAEMRSVSETTNTRVASFSVASLGVCVLAAVLQIFYLKRYFQKKKLI